The window GTCAGCAGCTCCCTTTCTCATTGTGATGACATCGATTGTTGATGCAGCAATCAAGCAGGCCTCACGACTACATGGGCGCCCAGGTGGAGATCAACGCCAAGATGAGAGCTATTCTTGCCGACTGGTTGATCGAAGTGCACCACAAGTTCGAGCTGACGCCTGAGACTCTCTACTTAACCTTCCACATCATCGATCGGTACCTTTCCATGGAGACTGTTCTGAGGATAGAGTTGCAGCTCGTGGGGGTGTCTGCCATGCTCATTGCCAGCAAGTACGAGGAGATTTGGGCACCGGAGGTAAGTAAAGAGAGCACGCCCGCAACAAGCTTCGTCGGTGTCGTTGAGCTGAACAGGGACGGGGGGATCTCTGGTTGCAGGTGAATGACTTCATATGCATCTCAGATCGGGCGTACACCAGAGAGCAGATCCTTGGGATGGAGAAAGCGATCCTGGACAGGCTCGAATGGAACTTGACGGTGCCGACGCCGTACGTGTTTCTCGTGAGATTCTTGAAGGCTGCTGCATCGTGCCATCGTGACGAGGAGGTGAGAGCTGGATACGATTCTCGATGTGTGTTGATGTGCATGCTTCTCATCTGTGGCTAAAACTGCAGATGGAACGTATGGTGTTCTTCTTTGCCGAGTTGGCTCTGGTGGAGTACTCGATGGCACTGCACTCCCCGTCCATGGTTGCAGCTGCTTCGGTGTACGCAGCCCGCTGCACTCTGAAGAAGACTCCTCTGTGGACCGAAACACTAAAACGCCACACAGGCTTCACGGAGCGACAATTACTGTATGTCTTGCTCCCTTCATGATTCAGTGGTAGTATAATATCATCGTATGCTGACTGATACGCACGCGCATTGGATGCTGCTGCAGGGACTGCACACAGACTTTAGTGAACTCCCATGCGGTTGCTCCCGAGGGTAAGCTGAAGGTTGTGTACAAGAAGTACTGTGGTGAGCAATTTGGAGCTGTGGCATTGCAACAGCCAGCAACCGAACTGGTGAAGGAGATGATGAAGGCTGGGAAGTGACTGCCAAGTGAGAATGAAATCATGTGTTTCATGTTCTTTATGAAAGAGTGGCTGGAAGCAGCAAAGGGAACAAGAAGAGCATGGTGGACTATTTTGTTTTTGGTTTTGGGGGTTGATGTCCTCTTCACTCAGAATAGTTTGGGAAAagcaaatatgatatatatatatatatatatatatatatatatatatatatatatatatatagcattgaAGCTAATGGTGTTTTCTTTATAGTGCGAAAAATATTTTCTTGAAATGCTAATTCTTTTTTGTGTTAGGGACTAAAAATTATTGATTTTTTGTTCTTGAAGACTAATAATACATGTTCTTGAAGAGCATGCaattattaataatttgatttaaaACTATAAATCTTCTAAATGACACGTCATTTATTCTACCCTTCACTTACCTACTTGGTGACTGGAACGATCCCTGGCTCCACAAGAGGTCGTCTGTGGGTCCCATGGTTGTTTGCAGTTGTTTTGCATATTTGCACGTCGTCTTTGGCTACCTGTGCTGTTGTTGGAGGAATGATGTGGGGCCCACATGATGTGACATTCGATCAAACGACTAGGTACGAATGGGTAAGAGTTAATGGGTACTATCAAGTTCCTTTAAATCCGCTGCCCTTCATTTGCCATTTGATCCCCTCCGGCACCGCCGCTAGCATCGATCGCCTCTTCGACGGCGCCCGCCCTGCACGCCGCCGCTTAGTCGCTTTGGTAGATTCCTTCGTTGCTTTTTCCCTTTAGTTTTTAGATGTGCCATGTGATCCTTGTTACCCGatagatttttctcttgatttagaTTTTAGGGAGGAATGGAGGGAGCGAAGGCGCAGATGGGGAGCTTGGAGTCGTCGCTTCTCCAAATCGTCCAAGAACACCAACAGAGGTCCATTTGGACCAGAGAGCAAACAGGTATATCTCCAGCATCTCCACCAATTCAGAATCTCCAGTACCTTGGTCCATGTACTTGCTTATTTGATGATCTCTTGTCATGAGTTACATTTAATTGGTTGTTGGTCATCGCTGTATAGGTCTCATGTTGAAAGTTGAAAGAAAAGGAGTAAATTGTGAAATGTCTTCTGTTGTTATTGATAGTGAGTGTTGACCTCTACAAAAGTTTCAAAAGACAAaacaattaataatatttatggtAATTTTATGTTGGGTTTGAAGTGATTAATCATGTAATTATTATGTGACTTGGTCCATGTACTTGCTTATTTGATGATCTCTTGTCATGAGTTACATTTAATTGGTTGTTGGTCATCGCTGTATAGGTCTCATGTTGAAAGTTGAAAGAAAAGGAGTAAATTGTGAAATGTCTTCTGTTGTTATTGATAGTGAGTGTTGACCTCTACAAAAGTTTCAAAAGACAAaacaattaataatatttatggtAATTTTATGTTGGGTTTGAAGTGATTAATCATGTAATTATTATGTGACTTGGTCCATGTACTTGCTTATTTGATGATCTCTTGTCATGAGTTACATTTAATTGGTTGTTGGTCATCGCTGTATAGGTCTCATGTTGAAAGTTGAAAGAAAAGGAGTAAATTGTGAAATGTCTTCTGTTGTTATTGATAGTGAGTGTTGACCTCTACAAAAGTTTCAAAAGACAAaacaattaataatatttatggtAATTTTATGTTGGGTTTGAAGTGATTAATCATGTAATTATTATGTGACTTGAATACCGTAAGAGCTTGCTTGATGCGAGTTTAGATTCTTATGCCGGCTCTTATCTTATCCCAGGTAATCAAATATTTTTACAAGCATTTAGTTAACCTGGTTCTAATTCATAAGAAAGGGTTTTGCAAGCTTTCGAGAATGATATGGTAGCCCATATAATGAGAACAGTTGATTATTAGCTTCATAAGAAAAACATCAATGTAAGTCTTGTATGTCTCTCATTAGAATGATTCTTCAATGTAACTTATTGACTGCATGAGGTCTGTACATTTGATGGATCAACAAGGCTTGACGTTTCAGTTTCGTGGAGCAATACTTGTGGTTGATCAGATATAACAGTTCTATTGGCGTGAATTTATAAGAGTGCTGTCTGAAATTTGATGCAAAGCCTGAAAGGCCTAGTGAGCACTGCTTGCCCATGAGCTGAATCTTGCACATAACTCAGCATTCAGTGAGTTATAAAGGATACTGAGATTAGATAACTTAATTATGTATTTTAGAATGACTCTATATATGATGCT of the Musa acuminata AAA Group cultivar baxijiao chromosome BXJ2-10, Cavendish_Baxijiao_AAA, whole genome shotgun sequence genome contains:
- the LOC103969540 gene encoding G2/mitotic-specific cyclin S13-7 isoform X1, whose product is MASRSQAIVSQQQRGGAVPAGKQKANAAADGKNRRALGDIGNLVNVRAVEGKQEPQINRPITRRFGAQLLAKAQAAEAAATAANKKPVATQPDAAAGRGGAKPPKKAVIKSKKEKITKEEKIIVISPDKNEESKQASCSRSSRKKITALTSVLTARSKAACGLLTDKPKDLMIDIDAADTEDQLAVVDYVEDIYTFYKSAEQSSRPHDYMGAQVEINAKMRAILADWLIEVHHKFELTPETLYLTFHIIDRYLSMETVLRIELQLVGVSAMLIASKYEEIWAPEVNDFICISDRAYTREQILGMEKAILDRLEWNLTVPTPYVFLVRFLKAAASCHRDEEMERMVFFFAELALVEYSMALHSPSMVAAASVYAARCTLKKTPLWTETLKRHTGFTERQLLDCTQTLVNSHAVAPEGKLKVVYKKYCGEQFGAVALQQPATELVKEMMKAGK
- the LOC103969540 gene encoding G2/mitotic-specific cyclin S13-7 isoform X2, whose translation is MASRSQAIVSQQQRGGAVPAGKQKANAAADGKNRRALGDIGNLVNVRAVEGKQEPQINRPITRFGAQLLAKAQAAEAAATAANKKPVATQPDAAAGRGGAKPPKKAVIKSKKEKITKEEKIIVISPDKNEESKQASCSRSSRKKITALTSVLTARSKAACGLLTDKPKDLMIDIDAADTEDQLAVVDYVEDIYTFYKSAEQSSRPHDYMGAQVEINAKMRAILADWLIEVHHKFELTPETLYLTFHIIDRYLSMETVLRIELQLVGVSAMLIASKYEEIWAPEVNDFICISDRAYTREQILGMEKAILDRLEWNLTVPTPYVFLVRFLKAAASCHRDEEMERMVFFFAELALVEYSMALHSPSMVAAASVYAARCTLKKTPLWTETLKRHTGFTERQLLDCTQTLVNSHAVAPEGKLKVVYKKYCGEQFGAVALQQPATELVKEMMKAGK